The following coding sequences are from one Propionispora hippei DSM 15287 window:
- a CDS encoding IS3 family transposase — protein sequence LTKEYGIMPSMSRRGNPYDNAMAENFFSILKAECIHRQKIQTLTQAQELIDDYIHFYNFERFQMKYRLTPSEKRRQSA from the coding sequence CTGACTAAAGAATATGGCATTATGCCCTCTATGTCAAGACGAGGAAATCCTTACGATAATGCTATGGCTGAGAACTTCTTTTCTATTCTCAAAGCAGAGTGCATTCACCGCCAGAAGATCCAAACCTTAACACAGGCGCAGGAACTGATTGACGACTACATCCATTTTTACAATTTCGAGCGTTTCCAAATGAAATACCGACTGACGCCATCCGAAAAACGGCGTCAGTCGGCTTAA
- a CDS encoding YcaO-like family protein, which produces MDSTDLKYKDEMPIKTINRIRDILGEAGLLTVESSWKNSVNGFYSVSVVIDNTDLLTNGKGTSVEFALASAYGEMMERLQNLCYYRLSLDVKPPIMEYLDFYYAPDEKPMSIDEFLTSDEDWIKTQLSRANPSLDKREILENWQTMSYEQIPADFIALPYCNLNSKRISHIPVKMASMMYMSNGMCAGNSPEEALVQGISEIMERYANKRILRERIVPPTIPWDYIVKFPKIEAMITALEKSGNFEVILKDCSLGQKLPVVGVILVNKNDQSYFVKFGAHPKFEIAAERTLTELLQGQDIKWMMGVKEFSFRSPADDPENYMGILVTGSGIYPTEFFSQNFSYPFNEFEEITITTNKEMLAYMVDRLTQLGCDTYVRDVSFLGFPSYHIIVPGLSEIEEFDDLRPITNYAAFNTFKRLVRNIDCLDAAGAATIIDYLQNMNYSPGTSVMDLINLPVRSKAFPWYYSNADLFVTALNCWKGDTDKAYESFTKFWGYTQQANPQRQVITYYKCVRDFLATKIKGLAEKDAVSTLSVFYPLEVIQGVVAEFNSPAKIISYQGQLNCWNCENCQFSSQCLYPPMERVYKILKERYAASAIDQNALKKLI; this is translated from the coding sequence ATGGATTCAACTGATCTGAAATACAAAGATGAAATGCCCATCAAAACCATTAACAGAATAAGAGATATTCTTGGTGAGGCGGGCCTTCTAACGGTAGAAAGTTCATGGAAAAATTCGGTGAACGGTTTTTACTCGGTAAGCGTGGTGATCGACAATACCGATTTACTGACCAATGGAAAGGGAACTTCAGTCGAATTCGCCCTGGCCAGCGCCTACGGCGAGATGATGGAACGCTTGCAAAATCTCTGCTACTACAGACTAAGCTTGGATGTAAAACCCCCGATCATGGAATACCTGGACTTTTATTACGCCCCTGACGAGAAACCGATGAGTATTGATGAATTCCTAACCAGTGACGAAGATTGGATCAAAACCCAATTATCCAGAGCCAATCCTTCGCTGGACAAAAGGGAAATCCTGGAAAATTGGCAGACCATGTCTTATGAGCAGATACCCGCCGATTTCATCGCTCTACCTTATTGTAATCTTAACAGCAAGCGTATTTCCCATATCCCGGTAAAAATGGCCTCGATGATGTATATGTCGAACGGCATGTGCGCCGGCAATTCACCTGAAGAGGCTTTGGTGCAGGGTATATCTGAAATCATGGAACGCTACGCCAACAAGAGAATCCTCCGGGAGAGAATAGTACCGCCCACTATCCCGTGGGATTATATCGTGAAATTTCCCAAGATTGAGGCGATGATTACCGCACTTGAAAAAAGCGGCAATTTTGAAGTTATCCTTAAAGACTGCTCGCTGGGACAAAAGCTGCCGGTTGTCGGGGTTATTCTGGTAAATAAGAATGATCAGAGTTATTTTGTGAAATTTGGCGCTCATCCCAAATTTGAAATTGCCGCAGAAAGGACATTGACCGAACTTCTTCAGGGGCAGGATATAAAATGGATGATGGGGGTCAAGGAGTTCTCCTTCCGGAGCCCGGCAGATGACCCGGAAAACTACATGGGCATACTTGTAACCGGCTCAGGAATTTATCCTACGGAATTTTTCAGCCAAAACTTCAGTTATCCATTTAACGAGTTCGAAGAAATCACGATAACTACAAACAAAGAAATGCTGGCTTATATGGTCGACCGCTTGACTCAACTGGGCTGTGACACATATGTACGTGATGTTTCGTTCCTGGGCTTTCCAAGTTATCATATCATCGTTCCCGGCCTGAGTGAAATCGAGGAATTTGATGATCTAAGGCCCATTACCAATTATGCCGCTTTCAACACCTTCAAAAGACTTGTCCGGAACATCGACTGTCTCGATGCGGCCGGTGCCGCTACGATTATCGACTATTTGCAAAACATGAACTATTCGCCTGGGACATCGGTCATGGATCTAATCAATCTGCCGGTACGCAGTAAGGCGTTTCCGTGGTATTATAGCAATGCTGATTTATTTGTCACTGCCCTGAACTGCTGGAAAGGTGATACCGATAAAGCCTATGAAAGCTTCACGAAATTTTGGGGTTATACGCAACAGGCTAATCCGCAACGCCAAGTGATAACTTATTATAAGTGTGTACGGGATTTTCTGGCTACCAAGATTAAAGGGCTGGCGGAAAAGGACGCCGTGAGCACACTAAGCGTATTCTATCCGTTGGAGGTAATCCAGGGGGTTGTGGCTGAATTCAACTCACCGGCGAAAATCATTAGTTACCAAGGACAATTAAATTGCTGGAATTGTGAGAACTGTCAATTTTCCAGTCAGTGTCTATATCCACCGATGGAGCGGGTCTACAAAATACTCAAGGAGCGGTACGCTGCCAGCGCAATAGATCAAAATGCTCTTAAGAAGCTGATTTAA
- the fosX gene encoding FosX/FosE/FosI family fosfomycin resistance hydrolase translates to MIEGISHVTFIVRDLELATKFFKQIFEAEEVYSSGDETFSLSREKFFLIGGQWIAIMEGESLPTRTYNHTAFKISETDFETYKSRIERLGVDCKPPRPRVEGESKSLYFYDFDNHLFEIHTGTLSQRLERYKLR, encoded by the coding sequence ATGATAGAAGGCATCAGTCATGTTACTTTTATTGTTAGAGACCTTGAACTGGCGACTAAATTTTTCAAGCAAATATTTGAAGCAGAGGAAGTTTACTCTAGCGGAGATGAAACATTCTCGTTGTCGAGGGAGAAATTCTTCCTGATTGGGGGACAATGGATCGCAATTATGGAAGGAGAGTCCCTTCCCACCCGTACCTACAACCATACCGCATTTAAAATATCGGAAACAGATTTTGAAACATATAAATCACGCATTGAACGCCTGGGCGTAGATTGTAAACCGCCCCGGCCACGCGTGGAAGGCGAAAGCAAATCATTGTATTTTTATGATTTCGACAATCATTTGTTTGAAATACATACCGGAACACTTTCTCAGCGGTTAGAAAGATATAAGCTGAGATGA
- a CDS encoding pyridoxamine 5'-phosphate oxidase family protein yields the protein MFREMRRKKQVLSAEENIQVLHRGTSGVLAVAGDDDYPYAVPLSYVYHDNKIYFHCARSGHKLDAIARHEKVSFCVIDQDQVVPEEYTSYFRSVIVFGKARILEDEAEKRSALEILAARYSPDHKQGRLQEIEKEFKAVRMIELAIDHMSGKEAMELVKAKRPID from the coding sequence GTGTTTAGAGAAATGCGTCGCAAAAAACAGGTTTTATCCGCAGAGGAAAATATACAGGTTCTGCATCGTGGCACGTCGGGTGTGTTGGCTGTGGCCGGGGACGATGATTATCCCTATGCGGTGCCGCTAAGCTATGTATATCATGACAATAAGATCTACTTTCATTGTGCCAGATCAGGTCATAAACTGGACGCCATTGCCAGACACGAAAAGGTTTCCTTTTGCGTGATTGATCAGGATCAGGTAGTTCCGGAAGAATATACAAGCTATTTTCGCAGTGTCATTGTGTTTGGCAAAGCCCGTATTCTGGAAGATGAGGCCGAAAAAAGAAGCGCCCTGGAAATATTGGCTGCCAGATATTCCCCTGACCATAAGCAGGGCCGCTTGCAGGAAATTGAAAAAGAGTTTAAAGCGGTTCGCATGATCGAGCTTGCCATTGACCATATGAGCGGCAAAGAAGCCATGGAGCTGGTTAAGGCCAAACGTCCCATAGACTAA
- a CDS encoding NAD(P)-dependent oxidoreductase — MKILIVGDFTEISKSNIARCFPEDWDIVIVPPGKEMLQHMEDCQVIIPERIKVDRSLLSIAKKLKLVQTGAGFDNVDIDACTQLGIWAANAAGVNAQAVAEHVMALILSYYKNIPFLDAFMKNKINENQLDYTGSELKGKTIGIIGLGAIGKKVAEFCRVFDMNVLAYARNAAQQSDSFVKMTDFDHLVSASDIVSVHVSLNQQTKQLINRAVFKKMKKTALFINTARGGIVNERDLLDALKNRDIAGACLDVFEAEPLPTDSELRSLGNVILTPHTAGLPDGLKFHKKRYDFFVNNIKRVANGEAPESKLNHLL, encoded by the coding sequence ATGAAAATTCTCATAGTCGGCGATTTTACCGAGATCTCAAAATCAAATATTGCAAGATGTTTTCCGGAAGACTGGGACATTGTAATTGTCCCGCCCGGAAAAGAAATGCTGCAGCATATGGAAGATTGCCAGGTAATCATACCTGAACGTATCAAAGTGGACCGCAGCCTGCTATCTATAGCAAAAAAACTAAAATTAGTACAGACGGGCGCAGGCTTTGATAATGTAGATATCGATGCCTGCACGCAGCTCGGCATTTGGGCGGCCAATGCTGCCGGAGTGAATGCACAGGCAGTGGCCGAGCATGTAATGGCGCTGATCTTGTCTTATTATAAAAACATACCGTTTCTTGATGCTTTCATGAAAAACAAGATAAATGAAAACCAACTGGACTATACAGGGAGTGAATTGAAGGGCAAAACGATTGGAATTATCGGCCTCGGAGCCATCGGTAAAAAGGTAGCCGAGTTTTGCAGGGTTTTTGATATGAATGTGCTGGCTTATGCCAGAAATGCCGCTCAACAGTCTGACAGCTTCGTGAAAATGACGGATTTCGATCATCTTGTAAGCGCATCGGACATAGTCAGTGTCCATGTATCCCTGAATCAGCAAACCAAACAACTGATCAACAGAGCGGTATTCAAGAAAATGAAAAAAACCGCCCTTTTTATCAATACAGCCCGCGGCGGGATTGTCAATGAAAGAGACTTGCTGGATGCATTAAAAAACAGGGATATTGCAGGCGCCTGCCTGGATGTGTTTGAAGCTGAACCGCTTCCAACTGACAGTGAGCTCCGGAGTCTGGGTAATGTGATACTTACTCCTCATACGGCAGGCCTGCCGGACGGTCTCAAATTTCATAAAAAAAGATATGATTTCTTTGTGAATAATATAAAACGTGTAGCGAATGGTGAAGCGCCTGAAAGCAAGCTCAATCATTTATTATAG
- a CDS encoding EamA family transporter, with amino-acid sequence MTGPAIILILIAAFSHATWNYLAKKACGGTAFVWLFAALSTLLYFPLALWIIAVQKPIIGWHQLGFMLGSAILHSLYFILLDKGYRFGDLSVIYPLARGTGPMLSTIAAMIVLGEQPSAVALAGTVLIGLGIVTITGNPFTLAEPAARKSIVFAILCGTMIAGYTLSDKLAVSTFLIPPLLLDWSANLGRVFLLTPYAFKNWAKVRDQWACHRIEAIGVAILCPLAYILVLTVMVFSPVSYIAPAREISILIGTVMGARLLSEGAIKIRIIGASAMIIGLGALSIG; translated from the coding sequence ATGACAGGACCGGCGATTATTCTTATTCTGATTGCCGCCTTCAGTCATGCAACCTGGAATTATTTAGCCAAAAAGGCTTGCGGTGGTACAGCCTTTGTTTGGTTATTCGCCGCTCTTTCCACTTTGCTTTATTTCCCCTTGGCTTTATGGATAATCGCCGTACAGAAACCGATTATTGGCTGGCATCAATTAGGGTTTATGCTAGGCAGCGCCATATTGCACTCTTTATATTTTATCCTGCTGGACAAAGGCTATCGGTTTGGTGATCTTTCGGTCATCTATCCTCTCGCTCGCGGCACGGGTCCTATGCTTTCAACGATTGCCGCCATGATAGTATTAGGCGAGCAGCCTTCCGCAGTAGCGCTTGCCGGAACGGTACTGATTGGCTTGGGGATTGTTACAATTACGGGAAATCCCTTTACATTGGCGGAGCCTGCCGCCCGTAAATCAATAGTCTTTGCGATTCTCTGCGGCACTATGATTGCCGGCTATACGCTCTCAGACAAATTGGCTGTCAGCACCTTTCTGATACCGCCTTTACTGCTTGATTGGTCGGCAAACTTAGGACGGGTCTTTCTCTTAACTCCCTATGCGTTTAAAAATTGGGCCAAAGTAAGAGACCAATGGGCCTGTCATAGAATCGAAGCGATTGGTGTGGCTATTTTATGTCCCTTGGCGTATATTCTGGTTTTAACTGTTATGGTATTCAGTCCTGTAAGCTATATCGCACCAGCGAGAGAAATCAGCATTCTAATCGGCACTGTCATGGGAGCCAGACTGCTATCAGAAGGAGCTATAAAGATTCGTATCATCGGCGCAAGCGCGATGATCATTGGATTGGGAGCGTTGTCGATAGGTTAG
- a CDS encoding LysR family transcriptional regulator, translating to MYFPGIEAFLAIVRTESISRAAEWLHLSQATVSYRLKTLEQEMGGLLVERRKGAAKIHLTPKGENFFSIAERWEALWRETQILQASGSQLSLAISAAESISHFVLPPVYSLLSQHTPPVRLQIRTQHTQEAFDSIERREMDVAFVVREIASPSVTVKPFFAEEMVLLRLAVPGRLAGATVEMGELAAEHEVFINWNREFQFRHDQWWDPLCPSRVHLDTAGLIATFLKDARQWTIVPASIGAHMMRIGEFVLQKLSASVPPRICYKVTHKFPNQALHDTLRILDYYLQDIFGIQ from the coding sequence ATGTATTTTCCTGGGATTGAGGCGTTTTTAGCTATCGTACGGACCGAAAGCATAAGCCGGGCGGCCGAATGGCTGCACTTGTCCCAAGCGACTGTAAGCTACCGGTTAAAGACCTTGGAGCAGGAAATGGGTGGCCTTTTGGTTGAACGAAGAAAAGGGGCTGCCAAAATCCATCTGACCCCGAAAGGGGAAAACTTCTTTAGCATTGCGGAAAGATGGGAGGCTCTCTGGCGGGAAACACAAATCCTACAGGCCAGCGGTTCTCAGTTAAGTCTGGCAATTAGCGCGGCCGAAAGTATCAGTCACTTTGTTTTGCCTCCGGTATATAGCCTGTTAAGTCAGCATACGCCGCCGGTCCGACTGCAAATCCGTACTCAACATACCCAGGAAGCATTTGACAGTATTGAGCGGCGCGAGATGGACGTGGCGTTTGTGGTGCGGGAAATAGCGTCGCCCAGTGTCACGGTTAAACCGTTTTTTGCTGAAGAAATGGTGCTGTTGCGTCTGGCTGTGCCGGGACGGCTAGCGGGAGCTACCGTTGAGATGGGAGAATTGGCGGCAGAGCACGAAGTCTTCATAAATTGGAACAGAGAGTTTCAATTCAGGCATGACCAGTGGTGGGATCCTCTTTGTCCTTCCCGTGTTCATCTGGACACGGCGGGACTTATCGCAACTTTTTTGAAGGATGCCAGACAATGGACGATAGTTCCCGCCTCTATTGGCGCACATATGATGCGGATTGGCGAGTTTGTTCTTCAGAAATTATCGGCATCGGTGCCGCCAAGAATATGCTATAAAGTAACTCACAAGTTTCCCAATCAGGCTTTACACGATACTCTTCGTATTCTTGATTATTATCTGCAAGATATTTTTGGAATACAATGA